A single region of the Vanessa atalanta chromosome Z, ilVanAtal1.2, whole genome shotgun sequence genome encodes:
- the LOC125075763 gene encoding titin homolog isoform X1, which yields MGNHSSSHAAHKTRKNVHWKSAGRPTAPGKPDIIPLQSDDEPNAITLKWAPPAHDGGAPLRGYQVECNRLGSIDWVRTAPPVVLRPELLLTGLEPPHRYQFRVAAINAVGRSEYSELSDVLTVNTDSPVQHPPVFHQHIENVTALENDKTEFRVTFSGSPPPTIAWFKDDYEIFSSRRTTISTNESSSVLVFYQTLSSDEGEIKCTATNRAGHAVCKARLSLEAAPKLRYPRQYEDGLLYEINETVFLKTTIVGKPTPVVEWRHDGQPLIVDDRVTITNTPKFSMLKIISARRSDRGEYQVHAKNNIGEDTAAFLVTVTAPPDAPRNVLVARQVDKSVTLGWEPPEDDGGCRIGNYVVEYYRSGWNVWLKATTSRKTNVTLFDLIEGSEYRFRVKAESPYGMSAPSKESVPVKIPGRSVDMEFLAVESRIINEALTREGAEEVPVSPAPRRKRAAASSVQVPAAATASPAPLRKQKRVSVPNEATSNEFMLVLYPDSTKSNEKAEKRKSFQLDLEDSLSPPPISLSAPELSSRCVMPFKPLRNAVSSTELLHERAMARFYKAVALKEQQSKQLDEKTLSLEQNHIPYSNSIEQTDNDAGATATDTTNNKLTTLEVLTKSESLDSKDIKFNPAPRQDSINSDKWQHMSFDEDYTASTVSTDGDYTDEEDNSLNEELEREGQLMEEEETYNPRNKVTRPSSSVSEPIEEEEEPETEPLKPLLLPDPNFIPKPILKKRETDAIDNKTTPSKTIKEDKSLQNKQKKDDKINLFSKITKQKPFSFPKMLSKKQTEKPSQPNAQVKEEKLKVEAVDDKLSDEGKTVIDYYGNIVKEYGSHKKASTPLYLNTEDLKQVAEKQTREDIKKNDVVPKKKKVVKKVQKNKVNSIKIQNPKPPEKTHQTKKDLLEKQRHQISDNTEKFNSSTPTTEKPQSNETRVLLKTTERATVVIPIDYKKMEERAKVNVRSAIDYTVDVCLLLLAFWVYFFKDERLAIPLLILIIYRQVQETILQNIPEWINRYMPQWMKKKTS from the exons ATGGGCAACCATTCTTCCTCCCACGCCGCGCACAAGACAAGGAAGAACGTCCACTGGAAGTCAGCAG GACGGCCGACGGCGCCTGGTAAGCCGGATATAATTCCACTTCAATCGGATGATGAGCCCAATGCGATAACATTAAAGTGGGCGCCACCCGCCCATGACGGTGGCGCACCGCTGCGTGGTTACCAAGTGGAATGTAACCGGCTTGGTTCGATAGACTGGGTGCGCACCGCCCCGCCCGTCGTACTACGCCCCGAGCTGCTGCTCACAGGACTCGAGCCTCCGCATCGTTATCAGTTCCGAGTAGCAGCAATAAACGCCGTAGGTCGCTCCGAATACAGCGAACTCTCCGATGTTCTCACGGTCAATACCGATAGCCCAGTTCAGCATCCCCCCGTATTCCACCAACATATAGAAAACGTCACCGCACTTGAAAATGATAAAACGGAATTCCGAGTGACTTTCTCAGGCTCACCTCCCCCCACGATAGCATGGTTCAAAGacgattatgaaatatttagcaGCAGACGAACGACAATATCTACAAATGAATCATCGAGCGTACTCGTTTTTTATCAGACTCTATCTAGTGACGAGGGAGAAATCAAGTGCACAGCGACGAATCGCGCCGGGCACGCAGTGTGCAAAGCGAGGCTATCACTGGAAGCTGCTCCGAAACTACGCTATCCTCGTCAGTACGAAGATGGACTACTATACGAGATTAACGAAACGGTATTCCTCAAAACAACCATCGTCGGTAAGCCTACCCCGGTAGTGGAATGGCGGCACGACGGGCAGCCCTTAATCGTGGACGATCGCGTAACAATAACTAACACACCAAAGTTTtccatgttaaaaataatttccgcACGTCGGAGCGATCGCGGCGAGTACCAGGTTCATGCAAAGAATAATATCGGTGAGGATACGGCTGCCTTCCTCGTGACCGTGACTGCCCCTCCAGACGCCCCTAGGAATGTATTAGTAGCAAGACAGGTCGATAAGTCGGTGACGTTGGGATGGGAGCCACCTGAAGACGACGGAGGCTGTCGTATCGGAAACTATGTAGTCGAATATTATCGCAGTGGATGGAATGTTTGGCTGAAGGCAACTACGAGCCGTAAGACAAACGTCACACTGTTTGACCTAATTGAAGGCAGTGAGTATAGGTTTCGTGTAAAGGCCGAAAGCCCATATGGAATGAGCGCACCCAGTAAAGAATCGGTGCCAGTGAAAATTCCTGGTCGCTCTGTGGATATGGAGTTCCTAGCTGTAGAATCGCGTATTATAAACGAAGCACTGACGCGAGAGGGAGCCGAGGAGGTGCCCGTATCGCCGGCGCCGAGGCGTAAACGGGCCGCTGCCTCTTCAGTGCAGGTGCCAGCTGCGGCCACCGCCTCACCGGCGCCTCTTAGAAAACAAAAACGAGTGTCGGTTCCTAACGAAGCCACGAGCAACGAGTTCATGTTGGTGCTGTACCCAGACAGCACCAAATCAAACGAAAAAGCCG aaaaaaGGAAGTCGTTTCAATTAGATCTAGAAGACTCGCTATCGCCTCCGCCGATATCATTGTCGGCTCCAGAGTTAAGTTCGCGATGTGTGATGCCTTTCAAACCCCTTCGCAACGCTGTCAGTTCAACGGAATTACTGCACGAGCGCGCCATGGCTCGATTTTATAAAGCAGTTGCTTTGAAGGAGCAACAAAGTAAACAATTAGATGAAAAAACACTCTCACTCGAACAAAATCACATTCCGTACAGCAACAGTATTGAACAAACCGATAACGACGCCGGCGCGACAGCAACAGATACGactaacaataaattaactacACTCGAAGTTTTAACGAAATCTGAATCACTTGACAGCAAGGATATCAAATTCAATCCAGCGCCACGCCAAGATTCTATCAATTCAGATAAATGGCAACATATGTCGTTCGACGAAGATTATACCGCTAGTACTGTATCGACGGATGGGGACTATACTGACGAAGAAGATAATAGTCTCAATGAAGAATTAGAAAGGGAAGGTCAATTAATGGAAGAAGAGGAAACTTACAACCCAAGGAACAAAGTTACGCGACCTTCGTCTTCGGTTAGTGAACCCATAGAAGAGGAAGAGGAACCTGAAACTGAACCTTTGAAACCTTTATTATTACCAGACCCTAATTTTATACCGAAGCCAATATTGAAGAAAAGAGAAACCGACGCAATAGATAATAAAACTACTCCATCTAAAACTATAAAAGAAGATAAGTCTttgcaaaataaacaaaagaaagatgacaaaataaatttgtttagtaAAATTACAAAGCAAAAACCTTTTAGTTTTCCTAAAATGCTAAGCAAAAAACAAACTGAAAAACCTTCGCAACCAAATGCACAAGTTAAGGAAGAAAAGTTAAAAGTAGAAGCAGTTGACGATAAGCTTAGCGACGAAGGTAAAACGGTTATCGATTATTACGGTAATATTGTAAAAGAGTATGGTAGTCATAAAAAGGCAAGTACGCCTCTCTACCTTAACACAGAAGATCTGAAACAAGTCGCAGAAAAACAAACGAGAGAAGACATTAAGAAAAATGACGTCGTTCCAAAAAAGAAAAAGGTCGTTAAAAAAGTACAGAAAAATAAAgtgaattcaataaaaatacaaaatcccAAACCACCCGAGAAAACACACCAAACGAAAAAAGATCTTTTGGAAAAACAAAGACATCAAATTTCTGACAATACAGAAAAGTTCAATTCTAGTACACCTACAACTGAAAAACCGCAATCGAATGAGACGCGAGTTCTGCTTAAAACGACTGAACGAGCAACTGTCGTGATAcctatagattataaaaaaatggaagAGAGAGCTAAAGTTAACGTTAGGTCAGCAATAGATTACACGGTTGATGTTTGTTTATTACTATTAGCGTTCTGGgtttatttctttaaagatGAACGATTAGCGATTCCATTATTAATACTCATTATTTATCGTCAAGTACAAGAAACTATCTTGCAGAATATTCCCGAATGGATTAACCGGTACATGCCTCAGTGGATGAAAAAGAAGACTTCTTGA
- the LOC125075763 gene encoding titin homolog isoform X2: protein MGNHSSSHAAHKTRKNVHWKSAGRPTAPGKPDIIPLQSDDEPNAITLKWAPPAHDGGAPLRGYQVECNRLGSIDWVRTAPPVVLRPELLLTGLEPPHRYQFRVYQVHAKNNIGEDTAAFLVTVTAPPDAPRNVLVARQVDKSVTLGWEPPEDDGGCRIGNYVVEYYRSGWNVWLKATTSRKTNVTLFDLIEGSEYRFRVKAESPYGMSAPSKESVPVKIPGRSVDMEFLAVESRIINEALTREGAEEVPVSPAPRRKRAAASSVQVPAAATASPAPLRKQKRVSVPNEATSNEFMLVLYPDSTKSNEKAEKRKSFQLDLEDSLSPPPISLSAPELSSRCVMPFKPLRNAVSSTELLHERAMARFYKAVALKEQQSKQLDEKTLSLEQNHIPYSNSIEQTDNDAGATATDTTNNKLTTLEVLTKSESLDSKDIKFNPAPRQDSINSDKWQHMSFDEDYTASTVSTDGDYTDEEDNSLNEELEREGQLMEEEETYNPRNKVTRPSSSVSEPIEEEEEPETEPLKPLLLPDPNFIPKPILKKRETDAIDNKTTPSKTIKEDKSLQNKQKKDDKINLFSKITKQKPFSFPKMLSKKQTEKPSQPNAQVKEEKLKVEAVDDKLSDEGKTVIDYYGNIVKEYGSHKKASTPLYLNTEDLKQVAEKQTREDIKKNDVVPKKKKVVKKVQKNKVNSIKIQNPKPPEKTHQTKKDLLEKQRHQISDNTEKFNSSTPTTEKPQSNETRVLLKTTERATVVIPIDYKKMEERAKVNVRSAIDYTVDVCLLLLAFWVYFFKDERLAIPLLILIIYRQVQETILQNIPEWINRYMPQWMKKKTS, encoded by the exons ATGGGCAACCATTCTTCCTCCCACGCCGCGCACAAGACAAGGAAGAACGTCCACTGGAAGTCAGCAG GACGGCCGACGGCGCCTGGTAAGCCGGATATAATTCCACTTCAATCGGATGATGAGCCCAATGCGATAACATTAAAGTGGGCGCCACCCGCCCATGACGGTGGCGCACCGCTGCGTGGTTACCAAGTGGAATGTAACCGGCTTGGTTCGATAGACTGGGTGCGCACCGCCCCGCCCGTCGTACTACGCCCCGAGCTGCTGCTCACAGGACTCGAGCCTCCGCATCGTTATCAGTTCCGAGTA TACCAGGTTCATGCAAAGAATAATATCGGTGAGGATACGGCTGCCTTCCTCGTGACCGTGACTGCCCCTCCAGACGCCCCTAGGAATGTATTAGTAGCAAGACAGGTCGATAAGTCGGTGACGTTGGGATGGGAGCCACCTGAAGACGACGGAGGCTGTCGTATCGGAAACTATGTAGTCGAATATTATCGCAGTGGATGGAATGTTTGGCTGAAGGCAACTACGAGCCGTAAGACAAACGTCACACTGTTTGACCTAATTGAAGGCAGTGAGTATAGGTTTCGTGTAAAGGCCGAAAGCCCATATGGAATGAGCGCACCCAGTAAAGAATCGGTGCCAGTGAAAATTCCTGGTCGCTCTGTGGATATGGAGTTCCTAGCTGTAGAATCGCGTATTATAAACGAAGCACTGACGCGAGAGGGAGCCGAGGAGGTGCCCGTATCGCCGGCGCCGAGGCGTAAACGGGCCGCTGCCTCTTCAGTGCAGGTGCCAGCTGCGGCCACCGCCTCACCGGCGCCTCTTAGAAAACAAAAACGAGTGTCGGTTCCTAACGAAGCCACGAGCAACGAGTTCATGTTGGTGCTGTACCCAGACAGCACCAAATCAAACGAAAAAGCCG aaaaaaGGAAGTCGTTTCAATTAGATCTAGAAGACTCGCTATCGCCTCCGCCGATATCATTGTCGGCTCCAGAGTTAAGTTCGCGATGTGTGATGCCTTTCAAACCCCTTCGCAACGCTGTCAGTTCAACGGAATTACTGCACGAGCGCGCCATGGCTCGATTTTATAAAGCAGTTGCTTTGAAGGAGCAACAAAGTAAACAATTAGATGAAAAAACACTCTCACTCGAACAAAATCACATTCCGTACAGCAACAGTATTGAACAAACCGATAACGACGCCGGCGCGACAGCAACAGATACGactaacaataaattaactacACTCGAAGTTTTAACGAAATCTGAATCACTTGACAGCAAGGATATCAAATTCAATCCAGCGCCACGCCAAGATTCTATCAATTCAGATAAATGGCAACATATGTCGTTCGACGAAGATTATACCGCTAGTACTGTATCGACGGATGGGGACTATACTGACGAAGAAGATAATAGTCTCAATGAAGAATTAGAAAGGGAAGGTCAATTAATGGAAGAAGAGGAAACTTACAACCCAAGGAACAAAGTTACGCGACCTTCGTCTTCGGTTAGTGAACCCATAGAAGAGGAAGAGGAACCTGAAACTGAACCTTTGAAACCTTTATTATTACCAGACCCTAATTTTATACCGAAGCCAATATTGAAGAAAAGAGAAACCGACGCAATAGATAATAAAACTACTCCATCTAAAACTATAAAAGAAGATAAGTCTttgcaaaataaacaaaagaaagatgacaaaataaatttgtttagtaAAATTACAAAGCAAAAACCTTTTAGTTTTCCTAAAATGCTAAGCAAAAAACAAACTGAAAAACCTTCGCAACCAAATGCACAAGTTAAGGAAGAAAAGTTAAAAGTAGAAGCAGTTGACGATAAGCTTAGCGACGAAGGTAAAACGGTTATCGATTATTACGGTAATATTGTAAAAGAGTATGGTAGTCATAAAAAGGCAAGTACGCCTCTCTACCTTAACACAGAAGATCTGAAACAAGTCGCAGAAAAACAAACGAGAGAAGACATTAAGAAAAATGACGTCGTTCCAAAAAAGAAAAAGGTCGTTAAAAAAGTACAGAAAAATAAAgtgaattcaataaaaatacaaaatcccAAACCACCCGAGAAAACACACCAAACGAAAAAAGATCTTTTGGAAAAACAAAGACATCAAATTTCTGACAATACAGAAAAGTTCAATTCTAGTACACCTACAACTGAAAAACCGCAATCGAATGAGACGCGAGTTCTGCTTAAAACGACTGAACGAGCAACTGTCGTGATAcctatagattataaaaaaatggaagAGAGAGCTAAAGTTAACGTTAGGTCAGCAATAGATTACACGGTTGATGTTTGTTTATTACTATTAGCGTTCTGGgtttatttctttaaagatGAACGATTAGCGATTCCATTATTAATACTCATTATTTATCGTCAAGTACAAGAAACTATCTTGCAGAATATTCCCGAATGGATTAACCGGTACATGCCTCAGTGGATGAAAAAGAAGACTTCTTGA
- the LOC125075764 gene encoding cytosol aminopeptidase-like, whose amino-acid sequence MFHYRNSIRCIRCISQFKIPRSDCVSYGPPKRVNDPKLCAIRDKGLVLGVYFNENVKDEGAILTASGQKYDKQCGGKLWNQLKLTPIPRLGEYRIFYDLDSTYGYVAVAGLGTECLSFNTIEQLDESKEAIRIAAGIGARALQKFKPSVIHVESFGNAEAAAEGATLSTWKFQEYKSPSNKEIVPNAEIELFDDCDFHGWKIGALKAESQNLARYLQEMPPNYLNPTSFAKIAVELLCELNINVEIKTQGWAASHEMGGFVAIGKSSIQPPLYVEISYFGADECTRPIVLIGKGVTFDSGSLDLKPMRDLMVMKGDMAGAACVLAITRAAAILKLPVNIRGILPLCELMPSGRCPKFGDVVSNAHGKSIHIRVPSREGRLLIADSLVYARNYWPKAILDIGTMSKELIYSLGGAACACYTNSEELFCYVSTASSQTGDRIWRMPLWKYYEERIKDCETADVANTSRDDFGDSANCAAFLKQFVCDSKWVHFDTYNVAYTRGHDFPYLQRGMTGRPTRTVIEMMFQLLADSKL is encoded by the coding sequence ATGTTTCACTACAGAAATAGTATCAGATGTATAAGGTGCATATCGCAATTTAAAATACCTAGGTCAGACTGTGTCTCATATGGACCACCAAAGCGAGTGAACGATCCGAAATTGTGTGCCATTCGAGATAAGGGGTTAGTTCTAggtgtatattttaatgaaaatgttaaagATGAGGGGGCGATTTTAACGGCAAGTGGTCAAAAATATGACAAACAATGTGGTGGTAAACTTTggaatcaattaaaattgaccCCCATACCGCGGCTTGGGgagtatagaatattttatgatttggaTAGCACTTATGGTTATGTAGCGGTTGCTGGTCTCGGAACTGAATGTCTATCATTTAATACGATTGAGCAATTAGATGAAAGCAAAGAAGCCATAAGAATAGCAGCGGGAATAGGCGCACGAGCCCTGCAAAAGTTTAAGCCCTCTGTTATTCACGTGGAATCATTTGGTAATGCCGAAGCCGCTGCAGAAGGTGCTACTCTGTCAACATGGAAATTCCAGGAATACAAAAGCCCTTCTAATAAAGAAATTGTTCCAAATGCTGAAATTGAACTTTTCGATGACTGTGATTTTCACGGATGGAAAATTGGAGCACTGAAAGCTGAATCTCAAAACTTAGCTCGATATCTCCAAGAAATGCCTCCAAATTATTTAAACCCAACATCTTTTGCAAAAATAGCAGTTGAGTTGCTTTGTGAATTAAACATCAACGTCGAAATCAAGACGCAGGGATGGGCAGCAAGCCACGAAATGGGAGGTTTCGTTGCTATAGGTAAATCTTCAATTCAGCCACCTCTTTACGTTGAGATAAGTTATTTCGGCGCAGACGAGTGCACCAGACCCATAGTACTTATCGGTAAAGGCGTTACCTTTGATAGCGGCAGTCTAGACCTCAAACCGATGCGAGATTTAATGGTAATGAAAGGTGACATGGCAGGTGCAGCTTGTGTACTAGCAATTACACGCGCCGCGGCTATTCTTAAATTACCTGTCAATATTCGAGGCATCCTACCCCTATGCGAGTTAATGCCAAGTGGCAGATGTCCGAAGTTTGGAGATGTAGTATCAAATGCTCATGGAAAATCGATTCATATAAGAGTGCCATCACGTGAAGGACGTCTTTTGATCGCAGATAGCTTAGTATATGCCAGGAACTACTGGCCAAAGGCTATTCTTGACATAGGGACGATGTCCAAAGAACTAATATACTCATTGGGAGGAGCAGCGTGTGCTTGCTATACGAATTCGGaagaattattttgttacgtTTCCACGGCCAGTAGTCAAACAGGAGATAGAATCTGGCGTATGCCCCTATGGAAGTATTACGAAGAACGTATAAAAGATTGCGAAACTGCAGACGTAGCAAACACAAGTCGTGATGACTTCGGCGATTCAGCAAACTGTGCCGCCTTTCTAAAACAGTTCGTTTGTGACAGTAAATGGGTACATTTCGACACATATAATGTTGCTTATACAAGGGGTCACGACTTTCCCTATCTCCAACGAGGAATGACCGGCAGGCCCACGAGAACAGTGATAGAAATGATGTTTCAACTATTAGCCGATTCTAAGTTGTGA